The sequence CGGCTGCAAGACTGGCTTTCGAGCCACCCCGAAGGGATTCTCCGGGCCAAGGGGCGCATTTGGTTTGCGAGTGAGCCGGAGCAGAGCTTCGGGTACTCGTGCGCCGGTTCTGTGCATCGAGTTTTCCAGGCAGGACCGTGGTGGGCGAGTTGTGCCGAGGGGGCGTGGCCCAGTGAAACCGCCGAGCGCGAGCGCCTCCTCAAGCTTTGGCATCCGCGTTTCGGCGATCGGAGGCAGGAGCTGGTTTTTGCAGGGGTCGATCTCGACAGGAAAGAGCTGTTCTCGGGGCTCGACACCTGCCTTCTCGACGAGGACGCGATCGACGATCTGTTGCGTGCATCGACGGACGGCTCAGACCTGCCGGCGTTGACCAGTTTGAGGATTCAATAATGCTTGGCTCTCGGCCGTCCACGCAGATATGCCGTCGGGCCAAGGTGCTATTCACCGCAGGAGTCTGACGGCCAGGCCGGCAGCCTTGTGAGCGACATCCGGGACAGTACGAAAGCCGTCGTCCCTCACCGTATTCAAAGGAGAAACCAAGATGCTGTCAGACTTCACGATTACCCCGGGCCCTACCACTGCATTCGGACCGGGCACCAGCCTGCAGGTGGCGCAGCATCTTCCGCCGGGCACGGAGCGAGTATTTGTGGTGGCGGATCCGGGCGTTGTCGCCGCCGGCCTTGTCGGGCCGATCGTGGACGCACTCGGGGCCGCCGGGCTGCAGCATCGCGTTTTCGACGGCGTGGACCCGAACCCGACCGACCGGAACGTCGACGCCGGGCTCGAGGAACTGCGTGCCTTCGGGGAGGCCGTCGTGCTCCTTGTGGGTGGTGGATCCGCGATGGATTGCGGAAAGTGCATCGCGATCGCGGCCCCCAACGAGGGGCGAGGGATCGAATATGCTCTCCACGTCGGTTTGGGGGAGGGCGATATGATCGATATGTCCACCTTGGGGTCTGCCCGACTTCCCGAGCAGTTGCCGTACCCGACGGTGGCGATTCCGACGACTTCGGGGACGGCGTCGGAAACAAACGGAGGCGGATTAGTCACCGACTCGGAGTCGCATCGGAAGCTGACGTTTAACAACGATGCGGTCAAGCCGATGGCGGTGCTGCTTGACCCGACTCTGACCCTGGGGCTGCCCGTAACGGCGACTGCGGCGTGCGGGATGGATGTGTTGACCCATGCAATCGAGGCCTTCACCTCGCAGGGGGCCAACGCGTATGCGGACTCATTTGCCCTGCGCGCCATCGAACTCGCTCGCATCTGGTTGCCGACGGCGGTTTCGCAGGGTGATGATCTCGAGGCGCGAGCAAACATGCTCTGGGCGTCGCATCTCGCGGGGCTCGCTTTTTCGTCGGGGCCGTTACTGGGACTCGTTCACGCTACGGGGCACCCTG is a genomic window of Candidatus Binatia bacterium containing:
- a CDS encoding iron-containing alcohol dehydrogenase; its protein translation is MLSDFTITPGPTTAFGPGTSLQVAQHLPPGTERVFVVADPGVVAAGLVGPIVDALGAAGLQHRVFDGVDPNPTDRNVDAGLEELRAFGEAVVLLVGGGSAMDCGKCIAIAAPNEGRGIEYALHVGLGEGDMIDMSTLGSARLPEQLPYPTVAIPTTSGTASETNGGGLVTDSESHRKLTFNNDAVKPMAVLLDPTLTLGLPVTATAACGMDVLTHAIEAFTSQGANAYADSFALRAIELARIWLPTAVSQGDDLEARANMLWASHLAGLAFSSGPLLGLVHATGHPVSARFNAAHGQTLSTMLPHVMEFNREVSAARYGRIGEALGVAADTDAAIAAVRELSKQVGTDKTLRDLGCTESDLDDLTQDALSDLIILTTPRYPTRDEVRVLYEAALDTR